TAATCATTTGAATTATTAATCCAGATAATGAAGTATCTTCATCGATTGCGATTTTTTTTAATTCTTTTTTTAATTCCTTCGGTAAATTAATAGTTGTTTTGCTTATTTCAGACATATATTATAGTTTGAATTAATCTTTAATATAAATTTTTTCATTAACCTAAAACATCAATTTAACCACAAAATATATAAATATACATGTCTAATATTATTTATTAATAAAAATTTGACTATTTTTGGAGGGAGTTATTATAAGCAACGCAACATTAAAAGAAGTATGTGAAATACTTGAATATATAAAAGAAAACAATACTGTTCCTCGTAACATTAGAGAAGCAGCTGATCAATCCAATGAGCTTCTAAAAGATGGAGAACAAGATCAATCTGTTAAAATTAGCGCTGTTCTAGGAAAATTAGATGAAATTAGTAATGATCCTAATATTCCAGTTCATGCTAGAACTTTAATTTGGGAAGTATTATCCAAATTAGAATCTATCTAAAACTTTTCTTTTTTATTTTGAAACAGCTATTGAAATTGTAACACCATCATTTTGTGTTTTTTTATAAATTAATTTTGAATCGAAACCTGCTGTAATAAGAGCTGAAGGTTCACAAACACCATAAATTCCAAATTTTGAATACACAAATTCTGATTTTTGAACATTTTTTGAGCTAAATAATCTCAATTTATCTAATTCTACAAAATTAACTGAGATATCTAATTTTTTAGCTAAATTTAATATTCCTTTTTCATCTTTTTTTATTTCAGCAGAGGCTAGACCATTAATTCTAGATTTTGATAAATTCAATGTATTTAATGCCATGTCTAATTTTTCCTCAATTTCTTCACATTTTTTACCACGTCTACATCCAATACCTACAATTATTTTTTTAGGTATTAACGTTAATTCATGATTCTCAACACGACACAAAATTTCATTAGGATCTATTTTACTACTTTGAGAAATTAAAACATCTATTTCAAGTGTAACTTTACTTAAATACTCATACAAATAATCATAATTAGATTTATCATTTAATTTGATAAAAATTCTCTTATTATCCAAAATAGCTTTATTAAAGTGTAAAATCTCATTAGTATTACTAATACTCAAATATAAATCTTTAGCCAGTGTATCTATCCCTAATTTTTTATTCACGTCTGTTGAAGTTGTAATTACAGGAGTTGCATCAATTAACCTTGATACTTTTCCACATAATTCATTTGCTCCACCTAAATGACCAGAAAGGACACTAATAACAAAATTTCCATTATCATCAATATTTAAAATAGCAGGATCTGTTACTTTAGATTCAATTAAAGGTGCAATAGATCTAACTAAAATACCAGATGCCATTATTGCTATTATAGCAT
Above is a window of Methanobrevibacter oralis DNA encoding:
- a CDS encoding UPF0147 family protein; amino-acid sequence: MSNATLKEVCEILEYIKENNTVPRNIREAADQSNELLKDGEQDQSVKISAVLGKLDEISNDPNIPVHARTLIWEVLSKLESI
- a CDS encoding ribbon-helix-helix protein, CopG family — its product is MSEISKTTINLPKELKKELKKIAIDEDTSLSGLIIQMINEGYEARTNKKIDSDED
- a CDS encoding cobalt-precorrin 5A hydrolase, which translates into the protein MKIAIISVSFKGKKLAHQLKEKLDKDSTIISTVLYHKNVRKYFQLIFYEYDAIIAIMASGILVRSIAPLIESKVTDPAILNIDDNGNFVISVLSGHLGGANELCGKVSRLIDATPVITTSTDVNKKLGIDTLAKDLYLSISNTNEILHFNKAILDNKRIFIKLNDKSNYDYLYEYLSKVTLEIDVLISQSSKIDPNEILCRVENHELTLIPKKIIVGIGCRRGKKCEEIEEKLDMALNTLNLSKSRINGLASAEIKKDEKGILNLAKKLDISVNFVELDKLRLFSSKNVQKSEFVYSKFGIYGVCEPSALITAGFDSKLIYKKTQNDGVTISIAVSK